The Gammaproteobacteria bacterium genome segment CTTTGACCCAGTTGACCGGTTGCGTGCTGCATGCGCAGAGTGAACTGCTCTTTCAACAAACCATGCAGTTGCTCGGTCAGAGCATCAACGCTCTTACTTCTTAATTCATTCGCTTTCATCAGATCACCGTGCGACTCACAAATGTAGTGCCTACAGGCAATTTGGCTGCAGCAAGACGGAATGCTTCACGCGCTTCTTCTTCAGAAACACCTTCCATCTCATACAGCATCTTGCCAGGCTGAACCTCGGCCACCCAGTATTCAACATTACCTTTACCGGCACCCATACGAACTTCTAGGGGCTTTTCGGTAATGGGCTTGTCTGGGAAGATCCGGATCCAAATTCTACCGCCACGCTTGATGTGACGAGTCATCGCACGACGTGCGGCCTCGATCTGACGCGCGGTAATACGACCACGTCCTGTGGCCTTCAAACCAAAGTCACCGAAGCTGCATTTATTGCCGCTAGCGGCCCAACCACGGTTACGTCCTTTAAAAACTTTCCGAAATTTAGTGCGCTTAGGCTGTAACATGTGCCTTACCCCTGTGCCTTCTTAGCGGCAGCTTTCGCTGGCTTGGCTGGAGCCTCTTCAGCAACCACTGCTCCTTTATCAAACACCTCGCCTTTGAAGATCCAGACTTTTACGCCAATGATGCCGTAAGTAGTCAGAGCTTCAGCGGTGCCGTAATCAATGTCTGCACGCAGAGTGTGCAATGGCACGCGACCTTCACGATACCACTCCATGCGCGCGATTTCTGCACCGTTCAAGCGACCAGAAACATTGATACGAATACCTTCCGCACCCAGACGCATTGTGTTCGTTACAGCGCGCTTCATCGCACGGCGGAACATGATACGCTTTTCCAACTGCTGGGCAACACCTTCAGCAACCAGACGAGCATCCAGTTCAGGCTTGCGGATTTCTTCGATATTCAGGTGAACAGGAATCCCCATCATCGCAGAAACATCGCTGCGCAGACGTTCGATATCTTCACCTTTTTTACCAATCACGATACCAGGACGGGCAGTGTGAATGGTAATGCGCGCATTGCGAGCTGGACGAGAAATCTCGATTTTGCTCACAGACGCGTGCTTCAGTTTTTCACGCAGGAACCGGCGAACTTCCAAGTCGTTATTCAACAGGTTCGCATAGTCCTTGCTGTCGGCATACCACTTGGAGTTCCAATCGGTAACTATCCCCAAGCGGAAACCGGTAGGATGTACTTTCTGACCCATAATAATTCCTCTTAGCTGTCCGCCACAGTCACAGTAATGTGACTGGTTCTTTTCAGAATGCGATTCGCACGACCTTTGGCACGCGGCTGAATGCGCTTGTACGCAGGACCTTCATCAACCATGATGCTAGCAATTTTCAGCTCATCAATGTCGGCACCATCGTTGTGTTCAGCATTCGCAATCGCGGATTCAACTACTTTACGAATAACATGCGCAGCTTTTTTGTCGCTGAATGTCAGCAACTGCAGCGCTTTCTCTACAGGCTTTCCACGAACCTGGTCAGCAACCAGTCGCGCTTTCTGCGGAGAGATACGCGCAAAACGTAATTTAGCGTTCACTTGCATCGTCTAACCCTCTTAGCGCTTAGTGACTTTCTTGTCCGTCCCATGACCGCGGTATGTGCGGGTAAGGGAGAACTCGCCTAACTTGTGGCCAACCATATTTTCGTTTACTAACACAGGCACATGCTGTTTACCGTTATACACGGCGATCGTCAACCCAATCATGTTGGGCAGGATCATGGAACGGCGAGACCAAGTTTTGATTGGGCGTCGCTCGTTATTTTCAACAGCCTTATTAACCTTGTTCAACAAGTGCTCGTCAATAAACGGGCCTTTTTTAATTGAACGTGGCATAACTATTCCTCTTATCCGAATTACTTACGACGACGCACAATCATCTTATCTGTACGCTTGTTTGAGCGAGTCTTGTAACCCTTGGTTGGGGTACCCCATGGAGACACGGGATGACGACCACCAGAGGTACGACCCTCACCACCACCATGCGGATGGTCTACAGGGTTCATCGCTACACCACGTACAGTGGGACGAATGCCTTTCCAGCGTTTCGCACCGGCTTTGCCGATTGAACGCAAATTGTGCTCTGTGTTGCTAACTTCGCCCATGGTAGCGCGGCAATCTGCCAGCACGCGACGGATTTCACCGGAGCGCAGACGCAACATTACATGAGTATTTTCTTTAGCAACCAACTGCACTGATGCACCGGCGCTACGAGCCAACTGGGCTCCCTTGCCTGGACGCATCTCAACACAGTGCACAACGCTACCCACTGGGATATTGCGCAGCGCCATACTGTTACCAACTTTGATTTCCGCAGCTTCGCCAGCCACAACAACGTCGCCCGCCTGCAGACCTTTTGGCGCGATAATGTACGCGCGCTCACCATCTGCATAACAAACCAACGCAATGTGCGCCGTACGATTCGGATCGTATTCTAAACGCTCTACTGTACCCGCGATACCGTCTTTGGTGTTGCGCTTGAAGTCAACAACGCGGTAATGGTGCTTGTGACCACCCCCACGATGACGCACGGTGATACGGCCCAGGTTATTACGACCGGACTTCTGGATCTGCTTCTCAACCAAGCCTGCATGTGGCTTGCCCTTATGAAGCTCTTCACCTACGATCTTGACCAAAAAGCGGCGTCCAGGTGAAGTAGGTTTTGTTTTTACTACTGCCATTGTTAGCTACCTTTCGCTCTTATTCCGCGCCCATCAGGTCAATGTTTTGACCTGCAGCCAGCTTGACGTAGGCTTTCTTCCAGTCCGGACGACGCCCTGTACGAGCAGTGGCACGACCTTTGACTTTGCCCTTAACGTTAACCACACGAACCTGGTCAACCTTAACCTCAAACATTGCCTCTACCGCTTTTTTGATTTCCAGCTTGGTAGAATCAACAGCAACCTTCAGAACAAACTGATTCGCGCCTTCTGCCAATCCGCTAGACTTCTCGGAAACGTGAGGGGCCAAAATGGTTTTCATCAAACGTTCTTGATTCATCCCAGCATCTCCTCAATTTTCTTGATTGCACCTGCAGTGACAACCACTTGTGGGAAAGCCACCAAACTTACAGGATCAACCTTGGCTGCTTCGCGCACTTCGACATTAATCAGGTTGCGTGCAGACAGATACAAGTTCTCGTCGAACTGCTCTGTTACCAACAACGCTTCACCAATTCCATAACCCTTCAGCTTGCCAACCAAAGACTTGGTCTTGGGTGCATCCAGAGCCAAAGAATCTACTACTACCAGACGATCCTGGCGTGCCAGCTCGGAGAAAATTGCGCGCATTGCTGCGATACGCATTTTCTTATTTACTTTCTGACTGTAGTTCTGATTGGTCGACGCGAAGGTTTTACCACCGGTACGCCACAATGGGCTACGGATAGAACCTGCACGCGCACGACCGCCGCCTTTTTGACGGAATGGCTTGGCACCACCGCCAGCAACATCAGCACGGGACTTGTGACCACGTGTACCGGCACGACCGCCAGCCATGTGAGCCACAACTACCTGATGAACCAGCGTTTCGTTAAATTCGCGGCCAAACACTTCGTCGGAAACTTCTACGGGAGCAGCGCCACCGACTGTTTTCAATTTAATCGCCATCGCTTAATCTCCTTACCTGCTACCTTTAACGGCGGGACGGACAACCACGTCACCACCTTTGGAGCCAGGAACAGCGCCTTTGATCAACAACAAGTTGCGATCCGCATCAACACGCACTACTTCCAGAGACATAGCAGTACGGCGCACGTTACCCAAGTGACCAGACATTTTCTTGCCCTTGAATACGCGACCAGGCGACTGGTTCTGACCGATAGAACCAGGAGCACGATGACTCAAAGAGTTACCATGTGTGGCATCTTGAGCGGCAAAATGATGACGCTTGATTGTGCCTGCGAAACCTTTACCGATAGAGGTACCGGTTACATCCACTTTCTGACCCGCTTCAAACATACCCAGGGAGACTTGACCACCCAGCTCAAGACCTTCGCCTTCGCCTTCGGCCAAACGGAACTCCCACAAGCCACGACCAGCTTCTACACCAGCCTTGGCAAAATGGCCAGCAGCCGCCTTGTTTACGCGACTGGCACGACGATTGCCCACAGTTACCTGCACGGCACGATAGCCGTCGGAGTCTACAGACTTAATCTGAGATATGCGATTTGGCTCTACTTCAATCACGGTTACGGGCACAAATTCACCAGCTTCGGTGAACACGCGCGTCATACCGTGTTTACGACCAACGACACCTAAAGTCATTTTTCTATCCTCACCGCACCAATTTCGATTGATTGGCGCTGTTTAGCATTAAAAAATATATAAAAAATTCGCCACCCTAAATTCAGGGAGGCGAATATTACCAGAAAACCACCTAGAAAGTAAATTAGTTCAGTTTAATCTGAACATCTACGCCGGCAGCCAAGTCCAGTTTCATCAGCGCATCCACAGTTTTGTCTGTAGGATCAACGATATCCAGCAGACGCTTGTGGGTACGGATTTCGTACTGTTCACGTGCATCTTTGTCAGCATGCGGAGAAATCAACAGAGTGAATTTCTCGATTTTGGTCGGCAAAGGAATCGGGCCACGGACCTGGGCACCGGTACGCTTTGCAGTTTCTACGATCTCCTTAGTGGACTGATCAATCAGACGATGATCAAATCCCTTAAGGCGAATACGGATATTTTGGCTAGCGCTCATGATTATATTTACTCAACAACTTTGGCAACAACACCCGCACCTACGGTACGGCCACCTTCACGGATAGCGAAGCGCAGACCTTCCTCCATCGCAACCGGTGCGATCAGAGTAACAACCATTGCTACGTTATCACCAGGCATAACCATCTCTACACCCTCGGGCAGATCACAAGAACCCGTGACGTCCGTGGTGCTGAAGTAGAACTGAGGACGGTAGCCATTGAAGAATGGCGTGTGACGACCACCCTCTTCTTTGCTCAACACGTACACTTCAGCTTGGAACTTGGTGTGCGGCTTGATTGAACCTGGCTTACACAGAACCTGGCCACGCTCAACTTCTTCACGCTTGGTACCACGCAGCAGCACACCCACGTTATCACCCGCCTGACCTTGGTCAAGCAGCTTACGGAACATTTCAACACCAGTACAGGTGGTCTTGATCGTTGGGCGGATACCGACGATTTCAACCTCGTCACCCACCTTCACGATACCGCGCTCGATACGACCAGTAACTACGGTACCACGACCAGAAATAGAGAATACGTCTTCTACAGGCATCAGGAACGCGCCGTCAATTGCACGCTCTGGCTGTGGAATGTAGCTGTCCATGGCCTCAACCAACTTGTGAACCGATGGTACACCGATTTCAGACTGATCGCCTTGCAGCGCTTTCAGCGCAGAACCAACGATCACAGGAATGTCATCACCCGGGAAGTCGTAAGAAGACAGCAGCTCGCGAACTTCCATCTCTACCAGTTCCAGCAGTTCAGCATCGTCAACCATGTCCGCTTTGTTCATGAACACTACGATGTAAGGAACGCCTACCTGGCGAGACAACAGGATGTGCTCGCGAGTCTGAGGCATGGGGCCGTCAGCAGCAGAACATACCAGGATCGCGCCATCCATCTGCGCCGCACCAGTGATCATGTTTTTAACATAGTCAGCGTGCCCAGGGCAGTCTACGTGGGCGTAGTGGCGATTGGCAGATTCGTACTCAACGTGTGCAGTAGAGATCGTGATACCACGAGCGCGCTCTTCTGGCGCACCGTCGATCTGGTCATACGCCTTAAACTCACCGCCAAACTTCTCAGCCATACACTTGGTGATCGCTGCAGTCAGTGTCGTCTTACCGTGGTCAACGTGGCCGATTGTACCTACGTTAACGTGCGGTTTAGTACGTTCAAATTTACCTTTAGCCATGGGAGACGCCCTCTATGCCAAACTTTAAAAAAACAACAAGCCAAATATCAATTTCGTGGAGCCCATGCCCGGAATTGAACCGGGGACCTCTTCCTTACCAAGGAAGTGCTCTACCCCTGAGCTACATGGGCCTAAACCTTTTGGAGCGGGTGATGGGAATCGAACCCACGTCATCAGCTTGGAAGGCTGAGGTTCTACCATTGAACTACACCCGCAGCACTCTTAGCTGCGCGACCGCTCGGCAATTCAACTTGCGCAACTCATAATATGGTGGAGGGGGAAGGATTTGAACCTTCGAAGGCAGAGCCGTCAGATTTACAGTCTGATCCCTTTGACCGCTCGGGAACCCCTCCAAAAACAGCCGTGTATTCTCCCCAATGAGACAACCAGTGTCAATCATCTGGAGAAGAGAAAACCCTAGTTTTCCCATTCACGCACACCATCTACCCGCAAAAAACAACCTGCACAGCATTCAGATGGTGCAAAAAAGCCCCGCCACGCGGGGCTTTAAAAATATGGTGGGCCGTCTGCGACTCGAACGCAGGACCAACGGATTAAAAGTCCGCTGCTCTACCGACTGAGCTAACGGCCCGAGAAGTGCGCGTATAATACCCGTTTAAATTTAAAACGCAACCCCTTAAAACCCATTAAGTTTCTCAAAGATAAGCCAAGTGATGTGAAAACAATCAACTGCGCACAAAAAATCAGCAAACGGTGTTATTCGATCAAATTCAGCTCGGCCCGGGGCTGCAGTAATCCGCCTGTCGGTATTTTTTGCCAACACAGCCAGCAGCACAGCCTTTCCATGATAAAACACTGTAACTTATTGAAAAAATGGGGAGATACTGCAGATATCAGCCAATTATGGCTGGTAGTGGGTAGGATCCGGCACGCCGGCCTGCTCAAAGCCTACTCGACGCAGACGACAAGCATCGCATCGTCCACAGGCCCGCCCTGCCGCATCCGCCGCATAGCAGGAGGTTGTCTGGGAATAGTCCACCCCCAAACGCTGACCGCATTGGATGATTTCCGCCTTGCTCATACTGATCAGCGGGGTATGAATGTGAAAACGGCCACCCTCCACACCCGCTTTGGTCGCCAACTGCGCCAACGACTCGAAGGCAGCTATAAACTCTGGGCGGCAATCCGGATAACCAGAATAGTCCACTGCATTAACGCCAATGAAAATATCAAAACTCCCCAGCACCTCCGCCCACCCCAGCGCCAAGGCAAGAAACACCGTATTACGCGCCGGCACGTAGGTCACAGGAATCCCGACACCAGGATCGGTCGGCACCGCAATACTGTCATCAGTTAACGCCGAACCACCAATATCGCGCAAACCCAGCGAAACAACCTTATGCTGAACCGCCCCCATCTGCTGCGAAAGTCGCCCTGATGCCTCAAGCTCTGCCCGATGCAACTGACCGTAGTCAAAACTCAGGGTATAACATTCATACCCTTGCTCCTGAGCAATCGCCAAAACCGTTGACGAATCCAGCCCGCCAGACAAAAGCACAATCGCCTTTTTCATCTAGCGCCCCTTTTCGTCGCCCCAAATGAGCTTATGCAATTGCAGTTGCATGCGCACATTCAGCCCGGCATCCAAAATCCACTGCGCCAGCACTTTAGGCTCAATCAAGCCAAAACTGGGCGAAAACAGAACGTCGCAGCGCGCATCCAATTGATATTGCGCCATCATCGCAACCGCCCAATCGAAATCTTCTCGATGAGCAATAACAAATTTGACTTCATCAGCCGCGTTCAGGCATGCAATATTCGGCAGGTGATTTTTTTCCTGCTCACCGGAGGATGGCCCCTTCAGATCCATCACGCGATGCACGCGCGAATCAACCTGACAGATATCCAGCGCACCACTCGTTTCCAGCGATACAACATAGCCTTCGTCACACAAACGAGTCAGCAAATTCAGACAGGCCTTTTGCGCCAGCGGCTCACCCCCGGTCACACACACGTGTCGCGCAGGAAACTGCCGGACACGGGCCAGCACATCGTCCAACGCCAGCCACTCGCCGCCTTGAAAAGAATAAGTGGTATCACAATAGACACAGCGCAACGGACAGCCGGTCAACCGCACAAATGTTGTCGGCAACCCCACCGTGCGAGACTCGCCCTGAAGCGAATGGAATATTTCGGTAATGCGTAAACGCGGCGCTTCCGTCATAAAACGCGCTTAGAACTAAAGCTGGCCGTCCAGCTTCATCTGCTGGACGCGACGCTCGGCCAAACGCGCCGCCGA includes the following:
- the rplD gene encoding 50S ribosomal protein L4 gives rise to the protein MKLKTVGGAAPVEVSDEVFGREFNETLVHQVVVAHMAGGRAGTRGHKSRADVAGGGAKPFRQKGGGRARAGSIRSPLWRTGGKTFASTNQNYSQKVNKKMRIAAMRAIFSELARQDRLVVVDSLALDAPKTKSLVGKLKGYGIGEALLVTEQFDENLYLSARNLINVEVREAAKVDPVSLVAFPQVVVTAGAIKKIEEMLG
- the rplV gene encoding 50S ribosomal protein L22, whose translation is MQVNAKLRFARISPQKARLVADQVRGKPVEKALQLLTFSDKKAAHVIRKVVESAIANAEHNDGADIDELKIASIMVDEGPAYKRIQPRAKGRANRILKRTSHITVTVADS
- the queE gene encoding 7-carboxy-7-deazaguanine synthase QueE; its protein translation is MTEAPRLRITEIFHSLQGESRTVGLPTTFVRLTGCPLRCVYCDTTYSFQGGEWLALDDVLARVRQFPARHVCVTGGEPLAQKACLNLLTRLCDEGYVVSLETSGALDICQVDSRVHRVMDLKGPSSGEQEKNHLPNIACLNAADEVKFVIAHREDFDWAVAMMAQYQLDARCDVLFSPSFGLIEPKVLAQWILDAGLNVRMQLQLHKLIWGDEKGR
- the queC gene encoding 7-cyano-7-deazaguanine synthase QueC; its protein translation is MKKAIVLLSGGLDSSTVLAIAQEQGYECYTLSFDYGQLHRAELEASGRLSQQMGAVQHKVVSLGLRDIGGSALTDDSIAVPTDPGVGIPVTYVPARNTVFLALALGWAEVLGSFDIFIGVNAVDYSGYPDCRPEFIAAFESLAQLATKAGVEGGRFHIHTPLISMSKAEIIQCGQRLGVDYSQTTSCYAADAAGRACGRCDACRLRRVGFEQAGVPDPTHYQP
- the rpsC gene encoding 30S ribosomal protein S3; amino-acid sequence: MGQKVHPTGFRLGIVTDWNSKWYADSKDYANLLNNDLEVRRFLREKLKHASVSKIEISRPARNARITIHTARPGIVIGKKGEDIERLRSDVSAMMGIPVHLNIEEIRKPELDARLVAEGVAQQLEKRIMFRRAMKRAVTNTMRLGAEGIRINVSGRLNGAEIARMEWYREGRVPLHTLRADIDYGTAEALTTYGIIGVKVWIFKGEVFDKGAVVAEEAPAKPAKAAAKKAQG
- the rpsS gene encoding 30S ribosomal protein S19; this translates as MPRSIKKGPFIDEHLLNKVNKAVENNERRPIKTWSRRSMILPNMIGLTIAVYNGKQHVPVLVNENMVGHKLGEFSLTRTYRGHGTDKKVTKR
- the rpsJ gene encoding 30S ribosomal protein S10; translation: MSASQNIRIRLKGFDHRLIDQSTKEIVETAKRTGAQVRGPIPLPTKIEKFTLLISPHADKDAREQYEIRTHKRLLDIVDPTDKTVDALMKLDLAAGVDVQIKLN
- the rplW gene encoding 50S ribosomal protein L23 is translated as MNQERLMKTILAPHVSEKSSGLAEGANQFVLKVAVDSTKLEIKKAVEAMFEVKVDQVRVVNVKGKVKGRATARTGRRPDWKKAYVKLAAGQNIDLMGAE
- the rplC gene encoding 50S ribosomal protein L3 — encoded protein: MTLGVVGRKHGMTRVFTEAGEFVPVTVIEVEPNRISQIKSVDSDGYRAVQVTVGNRRASRVNKAAAGHFAKAGVEAGRGLWEFRLAEGEGEGLELGGQVSLGMFEAGQKVDVTGTSIGKGFAGTIKRHHFAAQDATHGNSLSHRAPGSIGQNQSPGRVFKGKKMSGHLGNVRRTAMSLEVVRVDADRNLLLIKGAVPGSKGGDVVVRPAVKGSR
- the rplP gene encoding 50S ribosomal protein L16, which produces MLQPKRTKFRKVFKGRNRGWAASGNKCSFGDFGLKATGRGRITARQIEAARRAMTRHIKRGGRIWIRIFPDKPITEKPLEVRMGAGKGNVEYWVAEVQPGKMLYEMEGVSEEEAREAFRLAAAKLPVGTTFVSRTVI
- the tuf gene encoding elongation factor Tu, whose amino-acid sequence is MAKGKFERTKPHVNVGTIGHVDHGKTTLTAAITKCMAEKFGGEFKAYDQIDGAPEERARGITISTAHVEYESANRHYAHVDCPGHADYVKNMITGAAQMDGAILVCSAADGPMPQTREHILLSRQVGVPYIVVFMNKADMVDDAELLELVEMEVRELLSSYDFPGDDIPVIVGSALKALQGDQSEIGVPSVHKLVEAMDSYIPQPERAIDGAFLMPVEDVFSISGRGTVVTGRIERGIVKVGDEVEIVGIRPTIKTTCTGVEMFRKLLDQGQAGDNVGVLLRGTKREEVERGQVLCKPGSIKPHTKFQAEVYVLSKEEGGRHTPFFNGYRPQFYFSTTDVTGSCDLPEGVEMVMPGDNVAMVVTLIAPVAMEEGLRFAIREGGRTVGAGVVAKVVE
- the rplB gene encoding 50S ribosomal protein L2, translated to MAVVKTKPTSPGRRFLVKIVGEELHKGKPHAGLVEKQIQKSGRNNLGRITVRHRGGGHKHHYRVVDFKRNTKDGIAGTVERLEYDPNRTAHIALVCYADGERAYIIAPKGLQAGDVVVAGEAAEIKVGNSMALRNIPVGSVVHCVEMRPGKGAQLARSAGASVQLVAKENTHVMLRLRSGEIRRVLADCRATMGEVSNTEHNLRSIGKAGAKRWKGIRPTVRGVAMNPVDHPHGGGEGRTSGGRHPVSPWGTPTKGYKTRSNKRTDKMIVRRRK
- the rpmC gene encoding 50S ribosomal protein L29; amino-acid sequence: MKANELRSKSVDALTEQLHGLLKEQFTLRMQHATGQLGQSHSLKQVRRDIARVKTVINAKKREGGAA